From Asterias rubens chromosome 6, eAstRub1.3, whole genome shotgun sequence, one genomic window encodes:
- the LOC117291733 gene encoding armadillo repeat-containing protein 4-like encodes MGQTIARAAQWTSVSEGGEGKLEFNHANEVLLNSFIKFVEAFPSKHPQEAAIVFKTPLVWKTSLDTSGFSGDYERSDDGLRSKAKDSNDQPLLFIEKLGELNQKVHVYSLVELNNVLKAAGDKKVQEARAILEANRDPVAKILGDGYATVEGEDNSTLRLLEQTSKDAGDSSAEESQIKLRLLLLTQQFDMELMRNSIKELSQEIRLTPQLVNNEIHLLQSFAGSDSSCALESIKHVSDYEFDNGCRAPPWRQVNGDICYLIIKPLDGEEMSVTANTSGCYCNKGVTSNADESNYDRDGNTYKDLVSLLSARSKKFQDMINSKEFALHEEKKTEQLNAYEENGDDDELDRPAEKEKGKEEKEEKASKEKSKKIKKKASPAKKMQPTLNWKNEENKAKAEKADKPEKKVSRQASDRKTKTPALEEEYSESSSESEEEEESTDRRQEQNSDLPSEYWQIQKLVKYLKGGNQTATVIALCAMRDFNLAQETCQLAIRDVGGLEVLINLLETKAIKCKIGSLKILKEISRNTQIRRAIADLGGLQTMVDILQASDKDLKCLSAETIANVAKFRRARRTVRQHGGIRKLVALLDCAPIGSVPVTPESEKDVEVARCGALALWSCSKSTKNKQAIRKAGGIPLLARLLKSRNEDMLIPVVGTLQECSSEHSYRLAIRTEGMIEDLVKNLHSENQELQMHCASAIFKCAEEKETRDLVRLYGGLDPMVALLNNSENKELLAAATGAIWKCAMSPENVSRFQDLKAIELLVALLNDQPEEVLVNVVGALGECAAQEPSNRASIRKAGGIPPLVNLLTGTNQALLVNVTKSVGACATEADNMGIIDRLDGVRLLWSLLKNQNQRVQASAAWAICPCIENAKDAGEMVRSFVGGLELIVSLLKSDDREVLASVCAAIANIAKDEENLAVITDHGVVPMLAKLATTTDDKLRRHLADAIARCCMWGNNRVAFGQNGAVAPLVRYLKSPDINVHRATAEALFQLSRDPNNCITMHESEVVKPLIDMVGSDDPALQEAAAGCIGNIRRLALANEKARYK; translated from the exons ATGGGCCAAACTATTGCAAGAGCTGCCCAGTGGACATCAGTCAGCGAAGGAGGGGAGGGCAAACTTGAATTCAATCATGCCAATGAAGTCCTTCTCAATAGCttcatcaaattcgtggaggcTTTCCCGTCAAAGCACCCACAGGAAGCTGCTATCGTCTTCAAGACGCCTTTAGTCTGGAAGACATCACTTGACACATCAGGGTTTAGTGGGGACTACGAACGCAG TGATGATGGTTTGCGCTCCAAGGCAAAAGACAGCAACGACCAGCCCCTCCTTTTCATTGAGAAGCTGGGAGAGTTAAACCAGAAGGTGCATGTATATTCCCTCGTGGAGCTCAACAATGTACTGAAAGCAGCTGGAGACAAGAAGGTGCAGGAAGCTAGAGCTATCCTTGAAG CAAACAGAGACCCTGTCGCAAAGATTCTTGGTGATGGCTATGCCACTGTTGAGGGCGAGGATAACTCCACGCTGCGTCTCCTAGAGCAGACCAGTAAAGATGCGGGAGACAGCTCGGCAGAGGAGAGTCAGATCAAACTCCGCCTCCTTCTACTCACTCAGCAGTTTGATATGGAACTCATGAGAAACAGCATCAAGGAACTCTCACA AGAGATCCGTTTGACCCCCCAGCTAGTGAATAATGAGATTCATCTCCTGCAGTCCTTTGCCGGCTCAGACAGTAGCTGTGCCCTGGAGAGCATCAAGCATGTCTCGGATTATGAGTTTGACAATGGGTGCCGTGCCCCGCCCTGGCGGCAGGTCAATGGAGACATCTGTTATCTCATCATAAAGCCACTAGATGGAGAGGAGATGTCCGTGACTGCTAACACCAGTGGCTGCTACTGCAATAAG GGAGTCACAAGCAATGCGGACGAGTCCAACTATGACCGGGACGGCAACACATATAAAGATCTGGTCAGTCTCCTATCAGCGAGGAGCAAGAAATTCCAAGACATGATAAACAGCAAAGAGTTTGCTCTCCATGAGGAAAAGAAGACGGAGCAGCTCAACGCCTACGAAGAGAACGGCGATGATGACGAACTGGACAGACCGGCCGAGAAGGAGAAAGGCAAGGAGGAGAAAGAAGAGAAGGCATCCAAAGagaag AGCAAGAAGATTAAGAAGAAAGCCTCCCCTGCTAAGAAGATGCAGCCCACACTGAACTGGAAGAATGAAGAGAATAAAGCAAAGGCAGAGAAAGCTGACAAACCAGAGAAGAAAGTGTCCAGACAGGCTAG tGACCGTAAGACCAAGACGCCAGCCCTGGAGGAGGAGTACTCCGAGAGTTCATCTGAGAGTGAGGAAGAGGAGGAGTCAACAGATCGACGTCAGGAGCAGAACTCGGACCTGCCTTCTGAGTACTGGCAGATACAGAAGCTGGTCAAGTACctcaag GGTGGGAACCAGACGGCTACAGTGATTGCCCTATGTGCAATGAGAGATTTTAACCTAGCTCAGGAGACATGTCAGCTAGCTATCAGAGATGTAGGTGGATTAGAGGTCCTCATTAACTTGCTAGAGACTAAAGCCATCAAGTGCAAG ATCGGCTCGCTGAAGATCCTGAAGGAGATTTCTCGAAACACACAGATCCGTCGTGCCATCGCCGATCTTGGCGGTCTGCAGACCATGGTAGACATTCTACAGGCATCAGACAAGGACCTTAAGTGTCTCTCAGCCGAGACCATCGCCAATGTGGCCAAGTTCAGAAGGGCTCGCCGCACAGTCAGACAACACGGTGGAATTAGGAAACTT GTGGCACTTTTAGACTGTGCCCCCATCGGCTCCGTCCCAGTGACTCCCGAGTCTGAGAAGGATGTTGAGGTTGCGCGCTGTGGCGCCCTCGCTCTGTGGAGTTGCAGTAAGAGCACAAAGAACAAGCAGGCAATTCGCAAAGCTGGTGGCATCCCTCTACTCGCCAGGCTGCTGAAATCACGCAATGAGGACATGTTGATACCGGTAGTGGGGACTCTTCAAGAGTGCTCTTCAGAG CATAGCTACCGTCTAGCCATCCGGACCGAAGGAATGATTGAAGATCTGGTCAAGAATCTTCACAGTGAGAACCAAGAGCTTCAGATGCACTGCGCCAGCGCCATCTTCAAGTGTGCCGAGGAGAAGGAGACCAGGGACCTGGTGCGTCTCTACGGAGGCCTGGACCCCATGGTGGCTCTACTGAATAACTCAGAGAATAAGGAGCTACTGGCAGCAGCGACAGGCGCTATCTGGAAGTGTGCCATGAGCCCGGAGAATGTCTCTCGATTCCAGGACCTAAAAGCAATAGAGCTCTTGGTGGCGCTTCTTAACGACCAGCCGGAGGAG GTTCTTGTTAACGTCGTTGGAGCTTTGGGTGAGTGTGCTGCACAGGAACCATCCAACCGAGCATCTATCCGTAAAGCTGGAGGCATTCCGCCACTGGTTAATCTACTGACGGGTACCAACCAGGCTCTACTAGTCAACGTCACAAAGTCCGTTGGAGCTTGCGCCACCGAAGCTGATAATATGGG AATCATTGACCGACTGGATGGTGTGAGACTTCTCTGGTCTCTACTGAAGAACCAGAACCAACGAGTCCAAGCCAGCGCTGCGTGGGCCATCTGTCCATGCATTGAAAATGCAAag gATGCAGGTGAGATGGTGCGATCATTCGTGGGTGGTCTTGAGCTGATTGTCAGTCTCCTCAAGTCTGACGATCGAGAGGTTCTCGCCAGCGTCTGTGCCGCCATCGCTAACATAGCTAAGGATGAAGAGAATCTTGCAGTCATTACTGACCATGGTGTGGTCCCAATGCTAGCCAAGCTAGCCACTACC ACTGATGATAAGCTGAGGAGGCACCTTGCCGATGCCATTGCCCGTTGCTGCATGTGGGGTAACAATCGCGTAGCATTCGGTCAGAACGGTGCTGTGGCCCCGCTGGTTAGGTATCTCAAGTCACCGGACATCAACGTACACCGTGCTACAGCAGAAGCATTGTTCCAGCTCTCTAGAGATCCTAATAATTGCATCACGATGCACGAGAGCGAGGTAGTCAAG CCTTTGATTGACATGGTTGGCTCTGATGACCCCGCCCTGCAAGAGGCTGCCGCTGGCTGCATTGGAAACATCCGTAGACTCGCACTGGCCAATGAGAAGGCTCGTTATAAATAG